CCTTCTCACCAGCTCTTGGGAGGAAAGACAAGTTGGGAGAAGGGATCTCTGTCAGCATCAGCTCAATACCACTAACAGCTTGGATGCTCCTAATAAAAAGGCAGTTAGGGAACAtgcaaaccccagctccccagcaggcCCCCAAATACTCACCACATCCCTGTGCTCAGCCCACaaaaggcttcagcagatgccAATCCAATGGATCCACTTCTCCCTGTCGTTTGCTGGGATAAACTGGTCTCCATTGCACTGGAGTGACAGCCATGTGGCCCAGGGCAAACCACTTCCCCACTGTGTCCAGCATAAAACAATTCCCTTGGGAatcagagctgggagctgatTTGTGGTGGGCAGCTGGTGGTCTGCTGGTTGTCCAAAGCAGGAGTGGAGGGCTTGAGGTGAAGTCCCACATGTGCATGAGTCAGGGGTGAATTTAGCCACCATAACCTCACCTGAGCATTGACCATAGGTTGCAAGTCCTGGCAGCAGGACTTGGTGAGcatctttctgctgtgctgcactctGCACAGCCACAGTGGGTGGTGGGTCCTATCCTGCTTTCTCAGACCCGGTCCCAGCAGAGGGAGCTGTGACATCAGCGAGCAGAGCCACTGCTCTCCCTGGTGGGGCAGCAACCTCGGGCTTTGGAGAGGGACCAAAGTAAACAGTGCTGGGGCCCGGCGCTGCACAGCCTTCATGGAATGCTCCCTGACTCAGCACATCTGAGCTGTCCCTTTGGCCTGGAAACCAAGACAAGAGTTATGCAGGACTTGCAAATTCAAATGTAAAAgtggttttgctttaaaaattacttaaaaaaaaatctgcttcttAGCTTGCATCCATGCAGAAAGAGCTCAGACCTTCAGTGCAGCAGTGGTGTTCAGCTGATACCAGAGCATCTCTGTGTGcagtggcacagggctgggaccCCACACCTTTCTTGGTGGGACTTCAGTCACTTagagggcagcaggacagagatCTGCCTTCCAAGGAGTGTTTCTTACTGGCAAAGAGCCTTTTTCATGctctacacacacacattccagGCACACACAGGCAGGAAACAGCACAGcttcaaaccaaacaaatcccaTCCTCCAAACAGCAAAGCCACAGCTCCAAAGGGACAAAGGTGGTCCAGATGCCAGCCAGAACCAAGCTGGTTCAGATCCCAACCAGACCCAAGGCAAATGCATGCAGACAGCCAGAAGTCACTGTGATCAGGTCATCCCTTATCATCTGCATCCTTGAGATAAGCAGTGCCAGTAACAACGTGTGGCAGTTCTCTGATCTCAGTTTGCACCACAACAGGCATGGTGCCAGcagcccatggcaaggggctgTTGACTTTCTTCCACTGAGATATGTCACTGCCCAGGTCTCCATCCCACTGCTGCACCCAAaacccctcctgccacccagAGATCAAGTACAGAGTTCAGcggagctgggagctgagggctcgAAGTGCAATGGTCAGCAAGAGATGCTAATAGGTCTCTGCAGAAGACCTGGAAGTAAGGTTCAGAGCTGTGTTTTGAGCATGGATGCACCAGGGAAGCCTGGAAGAGGTTCTTGGCTGCAGCCTGATGCTACACTTGGTCGTGAGAAGCTCTTGAAGGTGAAAGTGAAGGTCCTTTGCATGCAAACTGCTAATACAGCCCAGTGCCCTGGAGATATGggacagaaatatttcctgctggggacagtcATTTGACCACTAGAAGGCAGCTATGGACATGCTCAAACCACCACCTTCATCTCAGACTGCTGCCCTCAAGACATCACAGACTGGACTCATGCAAACGCTGAGCACCTAGTGACTGAAGTCAGGGCTGGCACATTTTAAACCAAGCAGCCTAAGCCACAACAATCAAAACTCCCTTCCAAAAACTCAGCATCAAAAAATGCAACCAAGAACTAGGAGAGGCATCAGGACTCCccacccctctgctcctccagcccaaaccccaAATCAACCACTTGGCCCAAGACAGAATGAATTGCAATTATTTATTTTGGGTCCTTTTGAAAATCCCATCACTTATCTCCTTCCACTCATGGCTTTGTGTGGTCTCTCAGTGTCCTAGCCAGCTGTGCAGCACAATTCTTCCTCCAGCAAGCAGGTGACCATCATCCCTTCAAGGTTGGCAGGTTGGAGCTGCCTGGTGGTATCTCAGCAGTCATCCCTCTGCACCAGGTACTGCCTGGGAGCACTGCACAGTCTGGGAGCAGGGCAAGGGGGCAGGAAGGCTGTCCAGAGGGACTGGTGGGGGTGGCTGTAGCTCTCAGCCTCCCCAGGAAAGGAGTCTCTGGCTTGTGTTTTCTGGCAACTTAGAACTGGGTTTGATTCTTCAtcgtttaaaaaaacaaaaaaaaaacaaaaacaaaaaaaaaaaaagctgctgctgctatctGCAAAGGGAATGAAAGAAATCAATCAGCACCCCAAAGATCCAAGGATGAGCTCTACTGGATGACTGCAAGCCCAGCAAGAAGCACACAGCTATGTGAAGAGTGGAAGCTCAAACACCACAGCAGAGTGAGGTGCCAACATCCATCACAGTGGGGAGGCCCACACCTgtgtcttcccttctcctccatgGTAGGCACATGGTCCTTTAGACCAACCAAACCATGGAAACACTACCACCAACTCCCACCCAGATGTGCAACCTCCAAAGGTCTGAGTAAGATCTCAAGAACTTGGGGAAGTTTTGGATTCCCCAtgcccctgggcactgccaccAGCCTGCTCCCACCAGGAACTGTGGTTGATTTCCTAACACCTTCAGAGGGTGAAGAgtcaagagaagcctgaggaTGGTTGAAAATCCCAGCTACAGGGACTCAGGAGACTCAGACCACAGAGCAGACTGCATTCATACAGGTTATGAAACAGAACAAAGGCTTCACATCCTGCCCAGCCACATTAGAGCTGTTGAGTAACGAACTAACATTATTGCCACCTCTCCAAACTCTCATCGTTTCCACACCAGCAGGAATTTGCCCACACACAGAAGCACTGAGGTTACCTGGACTCCTACTCCTCCAAGAGGGCTGAAAACAAGACCTTACATTATCCAGCTCCCCACCCGCTGAGGGGTTTCATCACTCCAAGGCCCCATCTCCTACTTACAGCTCAGTGTCCACAATGACGTCTGGCTTCTCCAGAGTCTGCCGcctcctctggatggcatccacAATCTTTTTCCTGGGGCCCAAAGGGATGTTGATGCTCTTCAGGTCATTGTCTGAACACAGCATGAGGGCTTCCAAGTCgatcttttccttcttcaagaTGGAAACAAACTCAGACATGTGCAGGGAGGCCAGAAAAGTCTCCAAGGGGCTGGTGTCCGGTTCGTCATCGTCGTCTAAGCCCAGCTCCACCTCGtcccagggcagctcctccGCGttcctctcctgcaggctgttgGCACTGCCAATGCTGTCGTTGAGACTTGGCGAGCGCTGCAGGCGGCTGCGCAGGTGGACTCCTACCCCATCGGCGTGGTCATCGCCCGGGGTGCCAGGCTCGTCCCTGCCGATACCGAAGAGACCGCTGCTGACGTAGTTGCGCCGGAACACCATGGTGCCCAGCCCCGGGCGGTTGAACAGGGAGTCGTGGCCGGAGTCGGTGCTGACCTCCGAGTGGGCAGAGTCCATGTGCAAACCCGGGTCGCTTATGGCACGGGAGACGGCGTCTTCGTCGGTGAGGAACATGTCTCGGATGTTGCGCCGCGTCCACTCCTTGGGGCTGGCGTAGGTGCCCTGCTTCACGAACATGACGTCGTTGCCCAGCTGCAGGCCAGACAGGGACCTCACGCTTTTCCTCCCGTCCTCGTAGATCTTGAAGGTCCCATCcacctgcttcttcttctccagcttctttTGTATTTTCGTCTTTCCCTTGGCCGTGCCGTGGATGGTGGCTTGCGAGTATGGCAGGGAGGTCACCATAGACATGTGCTGGAACTTCTTGCTCAGAGTGCTGCTGGAGTAGCTGGAGAAGCTCATGGTGTCGGAGTTGTCCGACATCTCCTTCCTGTACCGCTTCTCCATCCGCTCGTGGTGCTTCTTCTGCAGCTTCACGCAGTCCTTAATCCTCCTCTCTGCGTCCCGAAAGGCCTTGTCCTTCAGCTTGCTCACCAGCTTGGGgttcaggctgctctgcttggcAGCGATGGAGTCCAGGTAGCGCACGCACTCCATGTGCCCCTTCATGGCCGCCATGTCCAGAGGGGTGTGGTAGTCGTTGTCCAGGCACCAGATGTTGGCCCCAaaagagatgaggaaggaaaggCAGTTCAGGTGGCCGttggctgctgccaggtggaGAGGAGTGTTCCCCCAGATGTCACATTTGTCTGGATCACCCCTAGAGGGCAAGAAGAACAAGCTGTTAGCATGGCTGACAGACTCTGCTGAGGCATTCCCAGCCAGGCAGGGTCCAACCAGCACCAACTGTAGCCACCTTGAAATAGGAAGTTATAAATTCCATGCCTCTGGCCCCCTCAGCTCAGTTTTAAGGGGGTCTTCTGGAGGGGTGCACCACTGACATGGAATCATGTGCCTGACACACAAGTCTGCAGTGATTCCCATCAGGTGAATTTAGCTCTCAGGAGGCATCTGTACCTGCACCAAACCAGCTTTTGAAGGGAGGTATGCCACATTCTGAAAAGCCCAGAACTGAGACATGAGACTGGTTCTGAAATGCCCAGAAGTGAGATATGGACCTGATTCTGAAAAGCCCAGAACTGAAATATGAGCCTGGTCCTGAAAAGCCCAGAACTGAAATATGGGGCTGATTCTAGCTCAGACTGGAATTTCAAACCTCAAACATTCCATTAAATTCTACTCAGATTCTACCTTCACATCTTGGCTTCATTCAGATTCTGTGGAGGGACATCCCAAAATACCTCTCTATACACCACGTTCTGTGTGGGACACCATGGAGTCCTGCCATGAAATTATCATCATGGAATGGTCACATCCTCAGCAATGGTTCTGAaacccaccagctgctgcagctccccattAGTGCCTGGAGAAATGGAGGGCAGAAGAGGGCACACTGGCAGGAGAGAGTAAGCAAAATCATTGGCATTGGCCTGGGGTTAGGGTCATCCTCAGCAATGGTTCTGAaacccaccagctgctgcagctccccattAGTGCCTGGAGAAATGGAGGGCAGAAGAGGGCACACTGGCAGGAGAGAGTAAGCAGAATGGATGGCATTGGCCTGGGGGTTGGGggcttggggggtgggggattTGCTGTACCATGCTTGGTCTCGATTACACGGCCTGAAGCACGTTGGTATTAGCACATCCTGAGAATCCAGTTTCAGAGAAAGTGGAGATTAGGTTTCTGCACTCCTCAAGAGCTGGACACTCAACTACTGCCACCAGCAACTCTTCTGGCAGCACGCTGGCCCCTGGCCCAGCAACCTGCTGATGGCACACGGCTGCTTGCCTGCATCTCCTGCTTCCCATGACAGGAAGGACTCATACCTAGGGTTGAGGGGAAGTCTGTCCTCCTGGCATTCCTCTCTACTTGTGATCTGCTGAAACAAGAGAGAGTTCACacccctgctggcagcagccctggccccAGCGCTGCGCTAATG
The Indicator indicator isolate 239-I01 chromosome 29, UM_Iind_1.1, whole genome shotgun sequence genome window above contains:
- the USH1G gene encoding pre-mRNA splicing regulator USH1G, coding for MNDQYHRAARDGYLDLLKEATKKDLNSPDEDGMTPTLWAAYHGNLDALRLIVSRGGDPDKCDIWGNTPLHLAAANGHLNCLSFLISFGANIWCLDNDYHTPLDMAAMKGHMECVRYLDSIAAKQSSLNPKLVSKLKDKAFRDAERRIKDCVKLQKKHHERMEKRYRKEMSDNSDTMSFSSYSSSTLSKKFQHMSMVTSLPYSQATIHGTAKGKTKIQKKLEKKKQVDGTFKIYEDGRKSVRSLSGLQLGNDVMFVKQGTYASPKEWTRRNIRDMFLTDEDAVSRAISDPGLHMDSAHSEVSTDSGHDSLFNRPGLGTMVFRRNYVSSGLFGIGRDEPGTPGDDHADGVGVHLRSRLQRSPSLNDSIGSANSLQERNAEELPWDEVELGLDDDDEPDTSPLETFLASLHMSEFVSILKKEKIDLEALMLCSDNDLKSINIPLGPRKKIVDAIQRRRQTLEKPDVIVDTEL